The genomic region GGCTCCTCGTCGATTATCCGAGCCATTTCGACAAAGCGTCGTTCGAAGTCGAAGCGCAGGTCGATTAGTATTTGAGCCCCCACGTTCGGAGTGCCGCATTCACGTTTTTGAGCTGGTCGTTTTTGTCCCGGCACCACATCGGGGCGACGAGGGTATCGTCATCGATCCCCGCACTGATCCGCTGGACGCTCACCTGTGCGGGTTTAAGCCGCAGCGCTTCGGAAAGCACTTCAAGATACAGCTCCTGCGAAATCGGCTCGAATTCCCCACGGGCATACTCGTTGGCCAAAGCGGTCCTCTTTACCACGTAGAGAGGATGGTATTTCACCGAATCGATCCCCAACGCATACGCTTCTTTGGCCGTTTCGAGCATCATCTCCTTCGTCTCCCCGGGCAGGCCGAAAATGAGATGCCCGCACACGTTGAGACCGTAGCTTTTGGCTTTTGTGATCGCTTCTTTGACATTGGCGCTGTCATGGCCCCGGTTAATCCGCTGCAGTGTCGCGTCGTAAATCGACTGGATTCCGAATTCGACCCAGATTTCGGTCCGTTTTGAAAGTTCGGCGAGATAGCGCATCGTTTCGTCGGTAATGCTGTCCGACCTTGTACCGATGCTCAACCCCACGACGTTCTCAAACGAAAGGGCCTTTTCGTAAAGCGCTCTAAGGGTTTCCAGAGGAGCGTAGGTATTCGTAAAACTCTGAAAATAGACGAGAAATTTTTCGGCACCGTTTTCTTCGCGGAGTTTTTTGGACAGGGTTTCGAACTGCCACTCCAGCTGACGAAGCTGCTGTTCCAAAAAAGGGTTTTCGGCGGAAGAGAGATTGAGAAAAAAGCCTTTCAGCGGGCGGGCGCGGTCAAGACTCGGACTGAACGAATCGTTCTCGCAGAAAGTACACCCCCCCTTGGCGACGGTTCCGTCGATGTTCGGACAGGTGAACCCCGAAATGGAAACGGGTACCTTGGAGACTTTGAAGCCGAATCGGCGGTGCAGATATTGCCCGAACGTAAAAATCTGCTCCCGCATCGGGCCTCTTAGATGATGTATTTGCCCGTGAAACAGGCGGTACAGTAATTCTCTTCCTTGCCGTTGACGCTATGCAGAAGGGCTTCGTTGCTCAGGTATCCGAGCGAATCGGCTTCGATAAAAGCGCAGATCTCCTCGATCGACATGTTCGCCGCGATCAGCTTCTCTTTGTCGGGAGTATCGACGCCGTAAAAACACGGATCGGTCGTCGGCGGGCTCGAAATCCGCATGTGGACTTCGCGCGCGCCGGCGGCTTTGAGCATCCGGACGATCTGGCGGCTCGTCGTGCCGCGGACGATCGAATCGTCGATAACGACAAGGCTTTTGCCCTTGATCAGGTGCTCGATCGGAGAGAGTTTCATTTTGACCTTCAGGTCTCGCATCTCCTGCGTCGGTTCGATAAACGTACGGCCGATGTAGTGGTTACGCATGATCGCCATCTCGAATGGGATACCGCTTTGCTGCGCGTAACCGATCGCGGCGGGAACACCGCCATCGGGAACGGGGACGATCATGTCAGCACCGATAGAAGGCTGCTCTTTGGCAAGTTCTTTCCCCATCGCTTTTCGCATTTCATAAACGTTTTGCTTGTAGACGTTCGAATCGGGACGTGCGAAATAGACGTATTCGAAGATACAGTGTTTCGGCGTCGCTTCGAAGACTTTGATCGACTGGGGGGCTTTCCCTTTTTCAAAAATCAGGAGCTCACCCGGTTCGACGTCACGGATATACTCCGCACCGATCAGGTCAAACGCACACGTCTCGGATGCGACGACGTACCCGTCGCCGACCCGCCCGAGACTCAAGGGGCGGAAACCGTGAGGATCGCGCATCGCAAACATTTTCGAGCGGCTGAGGAAGACCAGCGAATAGGCCCCTTCGATCTTTTTGACCGCATCGATGATCCGGTCGGTCAGATGGTGCTGATCGCTTTTGGCGATCAGGTGGATCAGGTTTTCGGTGTCCATGAAGGTCTGGAAAATCGCCCCTTTTTTGATCAGGGCGTCGCGCACCTCTTTGGCGTTGGTGAGGTTCCCGTTGTGAACGATCGACATCTCTCCGAGGTCGTAGCGGGCAAAGACAGGCTGTGCATCCAGGATCGAGTCGTCTCCGGCCGTAGAGTAGCGGGTATGGCCGATCGCCATGTGGCCCTTGAGCGTATTGAGTTTTTGGGTATCGAATACCTGCGTCACGAGGCCGCGGTCTTTGATCGTGTAGAGTTTTTCGCCGTCCCCGGTGCTGATACCGGCCGCTTCCTGGCCGCGGTGCTGGAGTGCATGAAGAGAGAAATAGGCCAGTTTAGAGGCTTCCGGATGGTCAAAAATACCGACGACGGCACATTTTTCGTTTAAGCTACGCACGCTGTTTCCTTATGCAAGTTCAAGACAGTCTTGGATCGAGTAAAGGCCGTTTGGTTTTCCGGCCAGCCATTTTGCCGCGCGAATCGCCCCCTTGGAGAAGGTGTTGCGGCTTGTCGCGGTATGGTGGAGTTCGACGAATTCCCCTTCATTGTAAAACCCGACCGTATGGCGTCCGACGATGTCTCCGCCGCGCAGCGCCATGACCGCGATCTCGTCTTTGGTCCGCTCGCCGATATTGCCGTTACGCCCGCTCACCCGCACCGCATCCAGATCGAGGTTCCGTGCGTCCGCCGCCGAATGGGCCAGCGTCAGCGCGGTACCGCTGGGAGCATCTTTCTTGTGGCGGTGGTGCTGTTCGACGATCTCGATGTCGAATCCCTCGAGGGTCTTGGCGGCGATGTGGACCAGTTTGTTCAGCAGCGCAACCCCCAGCGACATATTCGTCGCATAAAGGATCGGCATCGATTCGCTGGCCGTTTTGAGGAGATTCATTTGGTGGTTGTCCAGGCCGGTAGTCCCGATAACGAGAGGTCTGGGGTGTTTGATCGCCTGTTCAAGGAGAAGCTGCGTCGCTTCGGGAAGCGAAAAGTCGATGATGACGTCCGACCCTTTGAGAAGCGTCGCCATATCGTTGGTCACCAGGACCGACGGATCAATCGAAAAATTGAGTTCATTGCGGACGTATACCGCACCCAGTGAAATCTCTTTTTCGTGCCGCAAATCTTCGATCAGCAGCTTGCCGACACGCCCTCCCGCTCCGAAAACACCTGCTCTTACCATCTGTGTGATCCCTATTGTGCATTATTTCTAAGCGCATTTTACCGTTTTAGTGTTTAAAAAGGGCGTAAACGAAAACGCTCTTTCAATGATGGTCGACGTAAGCGATCGCCTGGAGCGCCGCCACCGCCCCGTCACCGGCCGCGCACACAACCTGCTTGGGAGCCTGTTCGCGCATGTCGCCCGCCGCAAAAAGCCCGGGAACCGACGTTTTCATGCTCAAATCGACCTTGACCTCGCCCCAAGGTGTCATGTCGCACAGAAAACTGCCGTCTTCTTGGATCAGTACCTGGTTGTTGACGTTGTACCCGACAAACGTAAAAACTCCCGGTACGTCGATATGACGTGTCGTTCCGTCCGCGAACGCGACCCGGATTCCGGTCACTCCCGACGTGTCGCCGACGACCTCTTCGGGAGTGGCGTTGAGGACCAGTTCGATGTTCTCGGTATGTTTCACCCGATCAATCGTACTCGGTGCAGCCCGAAACGTATCGCGGCGGTGGATCAGATAGACTTTCGCACAGATTTTTGCCAGGTAGAGTGCCTCTTCGAGTGCCGTATCGCCGCCCCCGATGACCGCCACTTCCTTACCTTTGTAAAAAAAGCCGTCGCAGGTGGCGCACGTACTCACCCCCCGTCCGAAAAACACGTCTTCGCCGACAAAACCCGCCCGCTTGGGGGTTGACCCCGTACAGACGATGACACTTTTGGCTTCGACGCTGCTTCCGTCCCCTTTGTGTACGGTAAAAATCCCCCCGGCACCGCGCGACACGCGTACCACTTCGGCCATTTCATGTTTCAAACCGAATTTCTGGCATTGCTCGGGCCAGGGGATCATCAGGTCCATCCCGCTGATGTGCCCCGTAACACCGGGATAATTCTCAATCTCCGAACTCATGGTAATCTGACCGCCGGGCATCCCTTTTTCAAACATCGTAACGTCCGCGAGCCCTCCGCGCGTAGTATAAAGCCCAGCCGTCAAACCGGCCGGTCCTCCTCCGATAATTGCACAATCTAGCATCTGCCGTCTCCTGACTTGTTATGGTAGGAGCTTATCATACCCTGTTGTAGATAAACCAGCTCTTTTCGAACTAAACATACGGGATAAAAAAATTATAATTTAAATTACTATAATTAATACGTTGCAGGCGAAAATAACGAATAGCGTAAAAGAAGAGAAAAAGAGGTTGCCGCCGAGGCTCCGGCGGCGGAAAGGGGGTGATTAAAGAAGTGCGTTGAGTTTGTCCGCGAACGCCTGTTTCGACGCGGCACCGACCATTTGCTCGACCACTTCCCCGTTTTTGAAGAAAAGGATGGTCGGGATAGAACGGATACCGTATTTAACGGCGATATCCTGCTCTTCATCGGTGTTCACTTTACAGATTTTGGCTTTGCCGTCGTAGTCGGCCGCCAGTTCTTCGATAACCGGAGCGATCATACGGCATGGTCCGCACCAAGGAGCCCAGAAATCGACCAATGCGACACCCTCTTTTGTTACTTCATCAAAGTTTGAAACTGTCAATTCAATGTATTTACCCATTGTTTTTCCTTGAGTTGCGAATGTTTATGGGGTCATTATAACGCCCCAATCTTTAAAATGTCTTATTACATAATGATCACATTTTTTCTCAGGATCGCTCCGAAATATCTTAAGGATTTTTTGGAGATAATCAATAAAACAGAATTTTCAAGAAAGGTACCGGATCAATACATGAAGCGAAAGGGGTGGGTAATCGGTTGGATGGTTGCGGGAGTGCTGTTGCAAGCGGCCGAACCGATTGTACCGATTCCCCGTTCCGTTTCGTACGATCCGGACAAAGCCGCCCTCGGCGAAAAACTTTTCGCCGATCCCATCCTTTCCAAAGACCGCACCGTCGCCTGCATTTCCTGCCACGACGTCTTCTCGAGCGGCGCCGACGGCAAAAAAATTTCGACCGGCATTCGCAATCTACAGGGGACCATGAACGCACCGACGGTATTCAACGCCGCGTTTAACTTCGTCCAATTCTGGAACGGCCGGGCCAAAACGCTCAGCGAGCAGGCACTGGGGCCAATCCACAACCCGGTCGAAATGGGTCTTCCCCTCTCCGAAGCGGCTCGCCGGCTACAGTCGCACCCCGAGTACGCCAAAGCGTTTGCCGCCCTCACGGGACGCGCGACCCTCACCCCCGACGACATCGCCGTCATGATCGCCGAGTACGAAAAAACCCTGATAACCCCCAACGCCAAATTCGACCGCTACCTTCGGGGTGAAATACGCCTTTCTCCTCTGGAAGCCAAGGGGTACACACTGTTTAAAACCCTCGGCTGCGTCTCGTGCCACAACGGCGTCAACATCGGCGGAAACTCTTTCCAGAAAATGGGGGCCATCATCGCCATCCCCTACGATGCGAGAACCTCCGACCGCTATGCCCTGACCAAGCGTCCGATCGATAAAAACGTCTACAAGGTTCCGACGCTGCGCAACATCGCGCGTACCGCTCCCTATTTCCACGACGGAAGCGCCGCGACCCTCAGCGAAGCGATCGCACGGATGTCGTACCACAACCTGGGAATGACCCTCACTCCCGCGGAGATTCGCGCTCTGGTCGCTTTTTTGCAGACCCTAAACGGGGAACTCCCCTCAAAAACGGCCCGCCGATGAAACTCTCGCTCAAACTGATCCTCACCGTCATCCTGGGCGTCAGCGCGCTCAGCGCCCTATTTTTGTTCAAATCGTTTTCCAACCGTTATTTCGTCCACCGCAACGCGATCGAGCTCTCCTTCAAAGAGATCGAAACGGC from Campylobacterota bacterium harbors:
- a CDS encoding cytochrome c peroxidase, producing the protein MKRKGWVIGWMVAGVLLQAAEPIVPIPRSVSYDPDKAALGEKLFADPILSKDRTVACISCHDVFSSGADGKKISTGIRNLQGTMNAPTVFNAAFNFVQFWNGRAKTLSEQALGPIHNPVEMGLPLSEAARRLQSHPEYAKAFAALTGRATLTPDDIAVMIAEYEKTLITPNAKFDRYLRGEIRLSPLEAKGYTLFKTLGCVSCHNGVNIGGNSFQKMGAIIAIPYDARTSDRYALTKRPIDKNVYKVPTLRNIARTAPYFHDGSAATLSEAIARMSYHNLGMTLTPAEIRALVAFLQTLNGELPSKTARR
- the purF gene encoding amidophosphoribosyltransferase: MRSLNEKCAVVGIFDHPEASKLAYFSLHALQHRGQEAAGISTGDGEKLYTIKDRGLVTQVFDTQKLNTLKGHMAIGHTRYSTAGDDSILDAQPVFARYDLGEMSIVHNGNLTNAKEVRDALIKKGAIFQTFMDTENLIHLIAKSDQHHLTDRIIDAVKKIEGAYSLVFLSRSKMFAMRDPHGFRPLSLGRVGDGYVVASETCAFDLIGAEYIRDVEPGELLIFEKGKAPQSIKVFEATPKHCIFEYVYFARPDSNVYKQNVYEMRKAMGKELAKEQPSIGADMIVPVPDGGVPAAIGYAQQSGIPFEMAIMRNHYIGRTFIEPTQEMRDLKVKMKLSPIEHLIKGKSLVVIDDSIVRGTTSRQIVRMLKAAGAREVHMRISSPPTTDPCFYGVDTPDKEKLIAANMSIEEICAFIEADSLGYLSNEALLHSVNGKEENYCTACFTGKYII
- a CDS encoding TIGR01212 family radical SAM protein (This family includes YhcC from E. coli K-12, an uncharacterized radical SAM protein.) gives rise to the protein MREQIFTFGQYLHRRFGFKVSKVPVSISGFTCPNIDGTVAKGGCTFCENDSFSPSLDRARPLKGFFLNLSSAENPFLEQQLRQLEWQFETLSKKLREENGAEKFLVYFQSFTNTYAPLETLRALYEKALSFENVVGLSIGTRSDSITDETMRYLAELSKRTEIWVEFGIQSIYDATLQRINRGHDSANVKEAITKAKSYGLNVCGHLIFGLPGETKEMMLETAKEAYALGIDSVKYHPLYVVKRTALANEYARGEFEPISQELYLEVLSEALRLKPAQVSVQRISAGIDDDTLVAPMWCRDKNDQLKNVNAALRTWGLKY
- the trxA gene encoding thioredoxin — protein: MGKYIELTVSNFDEVTKEGVALVDFWAPWCGPCRMIAPVIEELAADYDGKAKICKVNTDEEQDIAVKYGIRSIPTILFFKNGEVVEQMVGAASKQAFADKLNALL
- the trxB gene encoding thioredoxin-disulfide reductase produces the protein MLDCAIIGGGPAGLTAGLYTTRGGLADVTMFEKGMPGGQITMSSEIENYPGVTGHISGMDLMIPWPEQCQKFGLKHEMAEVVRVSRGAGGIFTVHKGDGSSVEAKSVIVCTGSTPKRAGFVGEDVFFGRGVSTCATCDGFFYKGKEVAVIGGGDTALEEALYLAKICAKVYLIHRRDTFRAAPSTIDRVKHTENIELVLNATPEEVVGDTSGVTGIRVAFADGTTRHIDVPGVFTFVGYNVNNQVLIQEDGSFLCDMTPWGEVKVDLSMKTSVPGLFAAGDMREQAPKQVVCAAGDGAVAALQAIAYVDHH
- the dapB gene encoding 4-hydroxy-tetrahydrodipicolinate reductase, producing the protein MVRAGVFGAGGRVGKLLIEDLRHEKEISLGAVYVRNELNFSIDPSVLVTNDMATLLKGSDVIIDFSLPEATQLLLEQAIKHPRPLVIGTTGLDNHQMNLLKTASESMPILYATNMSLGVALLNKLVHIAAKTLEGFDIEIVEQHHRHKKDAPSGTALTLAHSAADARNLDLDAVRVSGRNGNIGERTKDEIAVMALRGGDIVGRHTVGFYNEGEFVELHHTATSRNTFSKGAIRAAKWLAGKPNGLYSIQDCLELA